The sequence GTCGCGGGCTTCGCCTGATGTTCCCTCCGGCGAGCCATCCTGAGTTCCAGGATGCCAAGCGGGAGGCCTACCAGCAGATTCGGCTGGGCCGTATTCCCGCCAACTCTCTCGACTTCCTCTTCATCGTGGAGCACCCTCGGTTCCGTGCCTTCTATGATCAACTTCGCCGCGAGGGCTACATCATCGGCGAAGGCGATACCAGTCGCGTCACGACGACCGGCGATATCATCCCGGTCGAGGCCATCCCAACGCGCATCCCGTCGCACGACATAGCCTGGCCGGTCCAGATCTTTGAGCAGGGTCGCCTCCCCGATCTGCGCCAACTCGATATATCAGCGCTACCCGCTTACCCCGGCGACTTCGCCTCTCTCAAGCAGATGCTGGGGAAACTGGCGATATCCGATGTCCACGTCCCGAGCGATAAGCGCACCCGAACCTGGAAACTCGACAACCCCTACTTCGACTACAACTTCTTTCTCAGCCAGGCGTCGCGCGCCATCGCGAGAGAGGGCAAGGTGCAACTGCTCACCGGAAAGTTGGCAGAGATCGCCGAGGTCGTGGACGAGTATGCTGCCCGACATCTCTTCCGCCAGGAGATTGACTTCACCGCGCCTGAGGACTACCAGGTGCTGAACTTCACCCTAGTCTTTGACCATGTCGTCAACCAGGTGCGCACTGCCATTCTCCGGGCCGCCGAGAAGGCGCAGTTCGAGGTCCGGCAGGGGATCTGGAAACGCCTCTCTCAGGTGCCGCGAATCATGGTCAGGGAATCTCACAGCGTAGCGACAGACCGGAGCATCTATCCGCGGCTTCCCTACTCGGCGGTTGGCGGTGGGTTCGAGAAAGACTTCATGCTTGAAACACTCAACACCTCACCCGATCTTGCCTATGCCAAGCTCGACCGCAAACACGGCCTCCGCATTCCTTACCGGGACACCGACGCAATCTACCGGGAGTACGAGGTGGATTTCATTGTGAGGGAGGCGGATGCCATCTACCTGGTGGAGACCAAGGCTGACCGCGACCTCGACTCGCCCACGGTGGCCATCAAGGCCCGGGCCGCCCAGGCTTGGTGTGATACTGCCTCGACGGTGCGTGCCCCGGATGACCTACCGCAACCCTCGAAGTGGGAATACGTGATTCTCTCAGAGAGCCTCTTCAAGCAGAACCGCGGCCTCAGTTTTCAGGGTCTCGTGCCGCAGTGCCGCGCTCTGCGCGACAGGTTGATTGCCCAGGCCGAAGGGGCGCTCTTTGTGATCGGAGAGGAGGCTGCCCCTTATGGCGAATAACCGCGTTGTTTACCCCGAGCGCAGCCGAGGGGAGCGCCGCAAAAAAGACTCGGCGCGGCTGGTGTGGGACACCAAGCCCCGCCGCGCGCCCAACCCGCGCGACATTGAGTTCCAGACTGCCGAGGTGGTGATTCCGAACCCGGCCCGCGACGCGGCGACTCTCCCGTTCTCCTTCCGCGACGGCCTTTTCGGTGACGAGGAACTGGACAAGCAGCAGATGAACCGCCTCATCTGGGGCGATAACCTGCTCGCCATGCAGGCGCTGCTCGCGCAGGGGTACGAGGGGAAGATCAACCTCATCTACATTGACCCGCCGTTCGCATCATCCGAGGATTACTACTACCAGCTGACCATCGCCGGCGATGAGGTTACGAAGCAGCCTTCAGCGCTTGAACGATTGGCCTACAAGGACTTCTGGGCAGGCGGAAGCGACTCGTATCTCGACATGCTCTATCCGCGACTTCAATTGATGAAGCGGCTACTTGCGGACACAGGCACTATCTACGTGCACATGGATTGGCACGTCGGACACTACGTGAAGGTGGTGATGGATGAGATCTTCGGAGTGCGGCATATGCGCAATGAGATCGTATGGCACTTTCCAAGCATGTCCGCGTCTCGTCGCGACTTTCCAGACAAGCACAACGTACTGTTTCGCTACGTCAAATCGGATGAGTGGACGTTCAACGCAGACGACGTGCGCGTGCCATACGAGGAGGCCTCCGCAGACGTGATGTCCGCGGGCTACGGAGGGGGCCTGGGTACAGGCGGCGTGTCCGTGCGCAAGGCCTACGGACATGAGCTGGGGAAAGTACCTGACACGGTCTGGCGCATACGCCACGTGAGTAGCGGAAATGAGAATACTGGTTTCCCTTCGCAGAAGCCCGAACCATTGCTTGAGCGGATCATTAAGGCGTCATCTAGCCCTGGTGACATCGTCGCGGATCTTTTCTGCGGCTCCGGAACAACCCTTGCCATTGCAGAAACGCTCGGGCGGCGCTGGATGGGGTGCGACTTCGGCAAGACCGCCATACAGGTGGCGCGCACGCGCCTAGTCGAAGATGGTGCGAAGCCCTTCCTCATTGAGAACATCGGCAACTACCAGCGTGAGATGATCTATCTGACTGGCGGGCGCATCGGGGAGATGCAGCGCATCATCCTCAAGCTCTACGGCGCTACGCCCCGGCCTCGCACCAACGACCTGGGCGCCCGCCAGGTTGATGATGGCGTCCTGGAATTGGTATATGTCGGCTACCCTGACCGGCCAGTAAGCGCCAGGAAAGTCGAGGAACTGGCTCACCAGGCTGAAGCCCTTGACGGCACCGGCTACCGCCGCCTCGTCATCCTTGCCTGGGACTATGAGTACAACTATTCCACGGCGCTTGAGAACCGGCTGAAGGCCTCGAAGCGTCCTGCGAAGGTGAGAATCGAGAGCCGTTTCATCCCGCCCGACATCTACGATTACCTCAAAAGGGCCAAAGACGAGGGGGATATCGAGCCGCTGCGCGACAAGGTCGTCTTTCACGAGAAGCCATACTTGCGCCTGGCGAAGCCAGTGGTGAAGAAAAAGAAGGACGGGGCCGCCGAGGTCACCATCGGGATCGAGCGCTATGTTCTGTTTGACATCCCGGTGCAGAAGCAGGAGGATCGCGAGGAACTGCTGGCCCTGGCCAAGAACAACTTCGCGGTACTCATTGACTACTGGGCGGTTGATTGGGAGTACGACGGCTACACCTTCAAGAGCCAGTGGCAGGCCCTGCGCGGCAACGGCCGGCGCACCCGCGTCGTGCCCACGACGGTGACTCATAACCTGCCGGCCGGCAAGACCTGCACCATCGCTGTGCGCCTTGTAGACGTCTTCGGCAACGACGCCGCCGGCACAGTCAACATGGAATTGTGAGCAGTTGTGAGACTCTGGCGGACCGGTCCAAGCGGCTGCGGCAGGCACGCACCGCCCCGAAACCGCTTCTGACATCATTGCCGGGAGGCGGGTTCCCTGTGACTCGTTCCCGGTGGGGGTTAAGTGCCATGCAGACGGAACCGGGTTCCCCTCTCCAGCCGCCGGGGGCGCGGAGGTGCCCGCATTGCGGCGGCGCAGCGGATGACGCGGCGCGCTATTGCGTGTCTTGCGGGCGGGCGCTGGACTACGCGCCGCCCGACGTGGATGTCGGGGGTTGGGTCAAGCGCGGTTGGGACGTCTTCGTCAACAACATCGGCCCCTCCATCGCCATCCCGCTGGTGATGCTCGTCCCCCTCATCGGGCTGGGCATCCTCGTCTACGTCGGGATCATCGGCGCCGTCATCACGGCCGACGCGGTCGGCGCCCGCGGTGAGAAGATTGCGCTGGCGGCGATGGGGAGCCTGTTCGGGCTACTGGGCCTGTTCGTCGCTTTCCTGATGCCGGCGCTGCTCGGGGGCATCTACGCTTGTTTCCTGGCGGGGGCGCGCACCGGCAAGGTGACGGCCGCGCACCTGGGCGACGGCTTCCGCCAATGGTGGGCGTGCACCTGGGTGTGCTGGGTGCTCGGCGCCGCCAGCCTCGTGGCGCTGCCGTTCACGCTCGTCCTCATCGGGCTTCCGGTCCTCTACGGCATCCAGAGCCTGCTGTGGCTGGCGCTGATGCGCATCGTGGATACGCGTCGGGGCGGTATGGACGCCCTCGATTTCGCGTGGAATGCGATGCGCGGGCGCTTGTGGATGATGCTGCTGTTCACGTTCCTGATGACGACGTTGATGAACGCAGGCGTGAGTGCGATGTATCTCGGCGCCCTGGTGACCACGCCCATCGCCACCGCCGCCCTGGCGGCGGGCTACGACGCGCTGAGCAGGAAGTAAGAGACGCCCGCGGGGGCGGCGCCGGCTCTACTCGACGGCCAGTTCCGGTTCCAGCGGGGTGCAGCCCGGCTGGTTGCGCATGCCCAGCAGCCACTCCGGGATCGGTTCGCCGGCGTCGGCTACGGCTAGGGCGGCCATGTGCGCGCACACCTCGGGATGCTCGGCGGCGAGGTTGCGGCGCAACTGCGCATCGGCCTGCAGGTCGTACAGCCGCTCCGCCTCGCGCCCGAGGAAAGCGTTGTACCACATGCGCGCATCCCGCACCATCACGAACGGCCCCCAGGCGGTGGTTGTGTGGTCGCGGTGCGCCTCCTG is a genomic window of Armatimonadota bacterium containing:
- a CDS encoding site-specific DNA-methyltransferase, which produces MANNRVVYPERSRGERRKKDSARLVWDTKPRRAPNPRDIEFQTAEVVIPNPARDAATLPFSFRDGLFGDEELDKQQMNRLIWGDNLLAMQALLAQGYEGKINLIYIDPPFASSEDYYYQLTIAGDEVTKQPSALERLAYKDFWAGGSDSYLDMLYPRLQLMKRLLADTGTIYVHMDWHVGHYVKVVMDEIFGVRHMRNEIVWHFPSMSASRRDFPDKHNVLFRYVKSDEWTFNADDVRVPYEEASADVMSAGYGGGLGTGGVSVRKAYGHELGKVPDTVWRIRHVSSGNENTGFPSQKPEPLLERIIKASSSPGDIVADLFCGSGTTLAIAETLGRRWMGCDFGKTAIQVARTRLVEDGAKPFLIENIGNYQREMIYLTGGRIGEMQRIILKLYGATPRPRTNDLGARQVDDGVLELVYVGYPDRPVSARKVEELAHQAEALDGTGYRRLVILAWDYEYNYSTALENRLKASKRPAKVRIESRFIPPDIYDYLKRAKDEGDIEPLRDKVVFHEKPYLRLAKPVVKKKKDGAAEVTIGIERYVLFDIPVQKQEDREELLALAKNNFAVLIDYWAVDWEYDGYTFKSQWQALRGNGRRTRVVPTTVTHNLPAGKTCTIAVRLVDVFGNDAAGTVNMEL